The window atttcaatttttttcttacttttaaaCTAAAATGTTATGGTTATTTACTTTATatacattaaatttactttataataaaagtagttttacgATCTAACGTACCATATCAAATCAGatcaaatttttagattttttttttataagatctatttatgattaaaacatttctcatttcattaacAAATTAAACATTGTATATTCGTCTCATGAAacgaaaaaaattctttttactcacacaaaatattgatgatcatatcaatttgaagttttttattcCCTTTTTGAAGTGTAAAGACCATTTATCgagttaattaaattaattatcgGAGTTttacatttggatgttgaactgagttgaattgagttgagatgataaaatattgttagaatattattttttaatattattattattttagaattttaaaaaattgaattatttattatattttatgttaaaatttaaaaaaattataataatgagttaagataaatttgataacCAAAGCTATCCTAAATCATTAAAGCATGCAACTTAATCCAACTAGTTTGGTCAGCTTTTTTACTTTCTCACTGGttccttaattttattattcttttaattacatttttttttttggttgcataaaaggcctttcaactttcaactttctattttctattttcaaaagAACATTCGATTTTTATTTCCTGAAAGAAAGAATTTCGAGGACTTCTTCCCATGCagcattatgtttattattgaGTTAATCTACATACAGTTCTTAAATGGAGATTGTTCAAGTAAGTCCatacagttatatttaaaaaaaaaaatttaattataataatattagttttaaaatgatgttttttctccttttacCCTCATTCATTAATAGGACTGTACACGCAGTCCCCTACTTAggactataaataaaatttttagaaaaattttatttgtaattttcaagtagagactgcatgtgcagacacattattaaatgagagaaaacatcattttaggaaggataattttataattttaaaaaattttaaaattaaaataacctTGACTTGCATTGCAGTCTCAAAATagagactgtatctaacatttcttaaatttctattattaaaatgcAGAAGGGAATGCATTTTGGTTACTGCTAATGAAgcaccaaagaaaaaaaaaatagaggaatgGAATGCTGAGTAGAATCACTTCGAAAGATGTAAATAGTTCAGATCTTCATGCCCATAAAACGGAGAAAGAAAGTGTGTTAACAGCATGGCTTTACTTTGGACAGTGCACTTAAAAGTGGAATGCAAAAGAACataaatgataattacagtTGTGAGTTTGTAAacatgatataattattttaaaaaaatatataaaaaaaaaatcacgacACTTGTACACTATACAATTGGACGTACCATTACTGGCAAAAGAAACGCCATTATTttttgagagagggagggggaagcTGGAAAAGTGCCAAGAGTCACAGAAAGTGGGCAGGCACTTCATAGATTTGTTTTTCAAGCAAAATCTTTGGTGCATGGAATATTTTGGGGCATATTCCTTGCTGTAGTTATTTTTGGGTGAGTCTGACAAAGGTCTAAAGCAATAATGTCTGTGGAGTTGGGAGTTGGAGATCAACTTGAGTTCTGCATTTCCTCTCAAGCAAAGCTCCACTCAGCTAGCTCCATGCATTATACAgtaatctaattaaaaaatagtaataaacaaACATCTGCTTAAACAATTTTACAACTCGATCTCTTAAAATTCTTATTCTGAATTACTTGAGAGAATACAAACAAGCAATTAAGGGAGACGTCCGACAAAATAAACAAGCTGCATAATGCTAGCACGTCCGACAAAATATGGAAGAGCAATGGGGAAAGATTTCAAACTAAAAAGGAATtataatacattagtataattaaaaaaaatagtgatcatggaacagatgatagaGCTCAATTATAGTGTTAAAAGTTAGTGAATCTAAATCTAATCAATCGAATTAAAGAAGACTAATTTGTTGCATAATTGAGAGGTGCACATTGTTCATGGTGACAAGTGGCTTCTTCCAAAGAGAAAAAGTTCATCCCTGAAATGGAAAAATGGATAAAAGAAGTAAAAAGCTATTAATTATATGGCATGCACAGAGctgaggatatatatatatatatatatagcaatgaGAAGAAATTTAGGTCTAGTACTTGAATTTTTGACTTCTTTGAAGATCATATCATCAAGTTCAAGAACTTTGTAAGATGTtcctatatttttatgaaaatagtaGACACATGACCAAGATGATGTGACTTGCCTGCCATCCATGTCATGATACTTTGGATCATTTTAATATGGATCCATATcatatttgtgtatatatatgcatgcatgtatgtatgtgatGATTATCAGTTCTAGTTCCTATCACATAAACATGGTCTGAACTGAACTCTTCTCAAGAGCCAGGCTTATAAACTTgcagaaaagataaaaactcaTGTTTCCCAGCCACATGTTGTCTGGGAGTAGCAGACACAATATCTCGGTATTCCAAATCATTGTTCAAGAGAATTTAGATCATATAACATACTCGTTCTGCAGAATCCAAACCCAACAATGAGCTTTTTGAATTAGTTTATTCCACCAGCAAGAACTCAGATCAGATTCAAATCCCCCCAAAAGATAAGCATAATGATCTCCACTTCAGTTTAAAAAATTACCCATcctaatatattaaaatattaaaaaaaaaaaggacagatGCGCGCATCGATGAACCATATAAGTCTATAATTGAGTGGCATTCCACCAttggtataaaaaatattctctccCAAAACAATCAGTTGCTTGGATCATCCATGCATATCAGGAAGCAAAGCTGTCCCATAGAATAACTCATGTGGAAAGTTTCATAGTCTGGTTTTGAGCTTATACTAAGATAGAATTTGAACAATACtgcataaaaaaatgaagaaaggtGCTTTGGTGCCACTAAAATTGGGTGGTGTAGCCACTAAAACAGGTTTCTTGCATGTTGGAAGCAATTTCAAGCATGACACTTTGCACTATAGTTGTGCAGGCATGCTTGCTTTACCATGTTGTCTTTCCATGGGTGAAGTATCCAAGTGTAAAAAGGAGAGTGAAAGGTAAAACAAGTGAAAATGGGCAACAGCTGTCAGCATGCCGAAAAGGTTGACTTATTGACACTCATTACATTGATTTTTGGTCTTttggtatttttcatttttcatggaCCACCATGGCAGACAATGACTTAttgacactctctctctctctctctttccctctcacaGAGACATTCATATATTTAGAGAATCCATAGTAGTGGTGTTGTCAACTTGTCACAACAAGAATGGAGTATAGTACAATATGACGATggtgggttgggttgggttgggttgggccCACATTAAGGTGCCTTTGAGGAGAGCTTCATGTGAGTTGCAGAGCTTAGCTTTCTCGATCCGCATGTTTTATATCCAACATCAGCTCTCATTCTTACCTCCATCCAAACTCCCAACTGTCTACTACCTTCTAGCTCTGCTgtattactctctctctctctccgccaTGAAGCAAAGCTTGCACTCTAATGCTCTTCTCCTCTTCCTTTTATTCCTTATTTCTTACTCAGAAATATCTGCCCGTTCCATACCAGTCCGACAAGGTTACCCTATAGCTGCTGTCTTCTTCTGTTCTTACTCTTCTTTCAGCTAACTGCATTCTAATACTGCAGTTTGGAACCCTTTTGCAGAACAAGAGAAAGTAAAGCTCAACGAAATCACTCCTGGAGGTTCCCTTGTAGAGTTGGATCAAGGCAGTAAATCCATGAATGTATAtattctccttctccttctccttcttctttttttcattttcctcttaACAAATTTGAACTATGGCTCACACTTTCTTTGTGTCTTGAAATGATTTCCAGGAGCTCATGGGGATGGAAGATTGCAATAAAGGGGATGAAGAATGCTTACAGAGAAGGATACTTACAGAGGTTCACTTGGACTACATCTACACCCAGCACCACAAGCCTTGAAACTCCAAAGAAAATAGAAGttccttataattttatttacagcaCTTCTCTCAGTATTTCAGAATGTGATGTATATTCGACTACAACACTGGGAGAGTCAATGGATCAGTAGGACTGAGGTTGTATTTTCTGTACGATATAATGTTACAAACTGTGTTTATCTCTTTCTAACATGTGAcatttttggtattgttgggAGGAGGATCAGTCTCCTCTTAATTTAACAAAGAAAAACTCTTAGaaatgagaggaaagagaaCAACTTTACTCCTTGCAGTAAGAGAAAGCATAAAGATTCATTGAAGGATGGAACCACTAGTTTCAAGTTCCAAGAAATGGGACGAGGAAAGCCATGCAGAAACTTCCAAAACTTGGTGGGTGAATTGGGGATTATGCTTTAAAGAAAGTAAATGAACGGTTGGGAAGTCAGGCCCTTCAATTATGCAGTTTTACTTTTCAGGACTCCAAATGTAAAATGCACAAATTGTTAAGATGGGCTAAATCGATCTACTGTTGTGGAttcaaaactcaactcatatcatctcatcattacaattttttaaattttcacataaaatataataaataattcaattttttcaaatcttaaaataataataatattaaaaataattttttaataattttttattcaactcatctaaaatcatctcaactcatctctaaatacAAACGATAACATAATATAAGGTCATTTTGGAGCCTTTGCAGCTCTACAAGGACGGAACAACTGAGGCATTCTATCAATGGAGCCTCTTGTTTTGGAAGACTCAAAATCGAAAATTGTTCTTAAACTACTttactatattatttataaattatttcactattatttacaaattatctgagatgttcttaatatttaaatggaGTCTAAATATTTGgcgattgcaaatataatttagggcatttaaaaaagtttgattTATCACATGCTAGTCCTTGTGGTCACCATATACAATTggccaaaataattaattatagttCGCAAGTAAAATTAAGAGCTTGatctcaatcatttttattaaaaaatggaaTGGATTATAGGGTCCATCTCAAACTAAGTATTGGGGTTAATTGTAAAATCAGTCCTTAATGATCCGACCTATGTTGGGTGGTCCATATTTCAGTAAAGAACATTTACATGCTGCATGCAATTgctcaaaatattaatagatataATTTTCCTAAGTTTTCCTCTCTTGTCCTATATATGAGGCAACCCAAAGTCCAAGTCCACCAACTTAGTCCAATAATGGGCCCGGCCcttaaccctaaccctaacttAGTCCAAGTCCATCAAGACAGGTATCTACTGTTCATAGCTCCTcggaaaattaaaatctattttttatattttaatgtgaAATTGCATTTCTCATATTGATCTTAATCAATGGTACATATTGTTGAAAAATGGTAGCTtgtcttataaattttttgataacTTAAGTTAATTTGAATGCAAAAATACTTTTgccatattttaaaatagaaaaatctatttacaagttTAGTTATCGATAttgcaaaaacaataaaattaggtgaaaacaatttcatttcaactatgcataaaaaaaataattactattttagttttttttaactataatgAATGGAAAAATGGTTTATATAGTATAAAAATATGCAAGTCCACAGAAAGAACAGCATCTGCTACATACATACAATAATTCATCCATCAGAAAGTactaagaaagaaatggatcaaaaaattaaaaataaataaggatcaagAAGAAGGTCCTAAAAATACTTTTGCCTAGCTAGGagagaaaaatcatatctaatacatcaaaaaataaataaatttagttcACAAGAATAACATAAAGAGGTCATGGATGGAGTACTTACATGGCGTCACCATAGCATTTTGTCCTGCAGAATTCGAGGTAGTGGTTGCACCACATCATCCTGGTATtactaatttttctttgtgAAACACACAACAACTTTAGTCTTTTGTACTCTCTTAGAACTAAGTCAAAGACTTTTTTGTGAAAGCAAAGGAAATGAACCTGAAATACCTTTCAATGATCTGGTTCTTGTCGGTTGTTTTCTGGAAACATTCAGTTGGAACTTTGCTTTCAGGGATTGAGGGACTCGAAGAACAAATAGAATAGTCTAGTTCTATTGCATCTActggcttcttcttcttcttctccttctttactcttttcattctcttttgTCTGGCTTTAATCAAGTAAGAACTTTTTCGAACACCAACTTCAGCAAGAACCTTTCCACATGTAGGACAGAACTGCAAAACATACATAACAACCTTAATTCATGAGAATATCAAAAGGAGTTGAAAACACACCAAAATACTCGAACTTCAGAAAATAGTCGAGAATGTTTTTGGtggattataataaaaatttcacaacaaaCTTCTCTTTAATAACCTTTATGTAATGAAAATATAACAcgaaaatattctattttttagaaatCATATGAAAAGATTGtttctttaataatagattctattttttttttaatttacacatCATAAAACTGTATTTAGCAATAACCTTATCGAAATAAAAGAGAAGTGTCTCAAATCTAGGTCAAGTGTTGAGATTATTAAACTTGAATTTGGGAATTGCTAGGTAGACCTAGGATTTCAAGCACAACTTAGGATTCTAGAACAGGTTTAAGATTAATGGCCGACATCGAAAAGTACTCGTCTTAGTCTGGATCACGAGAAAATACATCATAAAACTTTCTATGAAACAGGCTGCCGATTGAGAAGCGGCAACGAGAAAACTATTACGTACTTACACGAAGCCAAACATGCATACTTCGCCGCATCTTCTTTGGCAGTGATTGCACCATTCCATTGCAGCAAGCTAACCTCTTTCGAATGTGACTTTGATTTGCAAAAAGTACACGAAGAAGAAGAGTACTGCTATCCTTGTATATGTAAGAATCAAACGTGGTTTCCAAGTAAAAGTAGTTGTTTTCCTTTGCTAACTAGGAAAGTACTTACTTTCCTAATATGCAATTAAGGTAGCGTACTGTAGAGGATCGCAATTTGcaaggaaaaagagaagaaataaaaaccCTGATTCCGAAGACTTGGGGAGCAAGAAACTAATATATGAGTATTCtagtatgtattaattattacaaaataatgtatttatactataatctaaatatactaatagtttaataaatgtaaacattatattattactaatataaataattcgtAAAACTGTAAAATTGGAGCTGATCGGATAGGTTTAGAAAAgctcaataattatattagtagatgtaagaattttatttaaactttatatcCTACACACCTATCTCTTAATGGGTTTAGAATAGCTCATTAATACTTATAACTTAATTAATGAGTCACAATTGAATAAAATGAACTCCAATGAGCTAATATTAACTCTGTATCCAATAATGAGCTCGACCCTTAACCCTAACTTAATCCAAGTCCATCAAGGTAGGTATCTACTGTTCATAGCTCCtcgaaaaattaaaatctattttttatatttgaatgtgaAAGCGCATTTTTCATTGATCTTAATCAATGGTACAAATTGTTAAAAAGTGATAGCTTGTCTTACAAATTTTCTGATAATTGAAGTTAATTTGACTGCAAATACTTTTGCcatattttcaaatagaaaaatctatttgcaagtTTAGTTatcaatattgaaaaaattaaatttcgtGAAAACACTTTCAacaatgcataaaaaatatttactattttaactttttttttataactataatgaaTGGAAAAATGACTTATACAATCTAAAAATATGCATGCGCAAGTCCAACATATTCTTAAGGctagtttagatagtgagatgagatgatatggttttagatgagttgaataaaatattattagaatattattttttaatattattattattttgagatttgaaaaacttgaattgtttattatattttatatgaaaatttaaaaaagttgtaataatgagataagataatttctcTATCTAAACAAACCCTAGTGAAAAAAGTACGAGAAAACTTAACatgaaaaaatcaactttttttataatgagtttattttcttttgcttcacACCCTTAAAACTGTATTGGACTGTATCCATTACTCTATGAATCTCACTGCAAGTCATGCCTCTAAACAACAATTTATAAGTAGCAAAATCTTTGAAGCAAAACTACATTTGATGCACTCCTAATTTGGTGACAAAAATCCCATTAATTGCAATATTGAAAGTTATTGGGTGTGGGGGATTTCCTCGTCCCTGCACATGAATCCATGATATTGtatttaaaatgaaacaaagaaagtgaaaatatCACCTTCAAGCATTCCAAAGTACTAATCCTATTTCTCAAAAGAGTCATTAATTAGCTACAACTCTTAGCCATGCAGGACAACTTCCAGTGTCGATGGAGCCATTAATTCGCTAGAAAGAATTTCTCCTGATCGCTGACTCTAAAACCTTTCCGCAGAAAGAACAACATCtgcaacatatatacatacaataattcATCCATCATAAAGTACTACTTAAGAAAACAAtgtatcaaaaaattaaaaataaataaatttagttcACAAGAATAAGATAAAGAGGTCATGGATGGAGTACTTACATGGCGTCACCACAGCATTCTGTCCTGCAGAATTCGAGACAGTGGCTACACCACATCATCCTAGTATTGCTAATTTTCATTTGTGAACATCTGAAACACACAACAACTTTAGtcttttgtattgtcttagaattaAGTCAAAAGCTTTTTTGTGAAAGCAAAGGAAAGGAACCTGAAATTATACTTTTCAATGATCTGGTTCTTGTCGGTTGCTTTCTGGGAACATTCAGTTGGAACTTTGCTTTCAGGGATTGAGAGACTCGAAGAACAACTGGAATGCTCTGGTTCTGTTGCATCTGctggcttcttcttcttctccttctttactcttttcattctcttttttctggCTTTAATCAAGTAAGAACTTTTCCTAACACCAACTTCAGCAAGAACCTTTCCACATGTAGGACAGGAACTGCAAAACATACATAACAACCTTGATTCATGAGAATATCAAAACGAGCTAAAAACACACCAAAATACTCGAACTTTAGAAAACAATTGGGAATATTTTTGGTGGATTATAATAAAAGTTTCACAACAAACTTCTCTTTAACCTTTATAGAATGAAAATATAACACGAAATGATTCTAGaacatgtcttttttttttttacaaagaaatttgACATTTACAGTTTTACAATGTGCAAAAGTCATATGCACTCCTAGCTTTTAAAAAAggtaaataaatttagaaatcatatgaaaagattatttttttaataatagattctatttttttttaaacttacaCGTCATAAAATTGTATTTAGCAATAACCTTATAGAAATAAAGAGAAGTGTCTCAAATCTAGGTCAAGTGTTGAGATTATTAAACTTGAATTTGGGAATTGCTAGGTAGACCTAAGATTTCAAGCACGACCAAGGATTCTAGAACAGGTTTGAGATTAATGGCCGACGTTGAAAAATATTCATCTTAAGATTAGTCTGGATCACAAGAAAAGACATTATAAAACCTTCTATGAAGCAGGCTGCTAATTGAGAAATGAAGACGAGAATACTACTACTTACATGAAGCCAAACATGCATACTTCGTTGCAACTTCTCTGGCAGTGATTGCACCATTCCATTGCAGCTGGCCGCTAACCTCTCTCAAACGTGACTTTGTGTAATGCCCCGGTCCTAAATAGAGTCGGAGAGTTACTACCTGTCACCTAAATCCTTTTtcacaatacaaataaatattctaaaaactccataaacatatcctcatacatttttaaaaactccataaccATAAATATGACAACTCAAGACTTAATGTCAACATCCCAATAAATCTAGTCAATATAATTGatcaatctacaaaataataacCTTTCAATAATCTCAGTACTTATTCCCTACACTTAGCAATCTTGTATCCACTTTCTTTTCTAGATCCTCAGTCTAAGCATTcactttatttgaaaaatattgtgaagataatgagtgagttattaataactcagtaagtagagaatatatgttaatatgtaaacatgagcattttcacagaattcagaatgtagaaacaaaacatttcaatttcaatatgcaaatctcaaacctacatattatcagaaaatcaaagCTACACTTCAAACTACTCATATTcaaaaaaccaacttttcatattcaaagactcatcTAGCACAACATGACTaaacatattcatcttatcatatcatatcaaagcatcatattataacagagaccatgtttaactcctgTGATAGAGTTGTGCATTCTGCGAAGAGCTGAGcataacataaatcaccatgttatcaAAGCAATTGCACTCAAAGTAgtaaccactattatatcccatgataggactagaagtcactattatatcccgtgataggactagaagtcactattatatcccgtgatagggccagaagtcactattgtatcccatgaCAAAGccagagaccactattatatcccgtgatgTGACAGGGTTAGAGATCACAATTGTATCCCTTGACAATGCcagaagtcactattatatctcataATAGGGCCagatatcagagcaaaacagaatcaaaatcaccatatcagaaccagaatcaaagtcagaacagaatcagaatcagaaagtcatgtcaaaggtttttcagatgccatatcatatcaaaacagagtgctaaaattcaaatcatttcaaattttccaaaacGGATTCAGAACATATTcacgtcacatgcaaaaattatcaaattttcatattcactcatttttctcatttcaatAACAAgatatca is drawn from Juglans regia cultivar Chandler chromosome 5, Walnut 2.0, whole genome shotgun sequence and contains these coding sequences:
- the LOC109011845 gene encoding uncharacterized protein LOC109011845, which gives rise to MTMVGWVGLGWAHIKVPLRRASCELQSLAFSIRMFYIQHQLSFLPPSKLPTVYYLLALLYYSLSLSAMKQSLHSNALLLFLLFLISYSEISARSIPVRQEQEKVKLNEITPGGSLVELDQGSKSMNELMGMEDCNKGDEECLQRRILTEVHLDYIYTQHHKP
- the LOC109011848 gene encoding uncharacterized protein LOC109011848, translated to MEWCNHCQRSCNEVCMFGFISCPTCGKVLAEVGVRKSSYLIKARKKRMKRVKKEKKKKPADATEPEHSSCSSSLSIPESKVPTECSQKATDKNQIIEKCSQMKISNTRMMWCSHCLEFCRTECCGDAICCSFCGKVLESAIRRNSF